From a single Pseudophryne corroboree isolate aPseCor3 chromosome 6, aPseCor3.hap2, whole genome shotgun sequence genomic region:
- the LOC134933513 gene encoding securin-like isoform X1, giving the protein MEVFQQPEKENGNTGFPSKGNQGLSARRSQLRPVKNINVPKTQRKVLGNVNQNYSTKPALTKCPYIQARKQDGLVLPRHEKTYPEIETFTPYHPLEYERFEVPEEHKLSDRCLAGVSLFVSLDNVKRFDALINRTLSPMESSSITYDSCETFSVLLEEITIDFPPLCDF; this is encoded by the exons ATGGAAGTCTTCCAGCAACCTGAAAAAGAAAATGGGAATACCGGGTTCCCTTCTAAGGGTAATCAAGGCTTGT CTGCAAGACGGTCACAACTGCGACCTGTGAAAAATATTAATGTGCCAAAAACTCAGAGGAAAGTTCTGGGAAATGTGAATCAAAATTATTCCACTAAACCTGCTTTGACAAAG TGTCCTTACATACAGGCAAGGAAACAAGATGGCCTGGTGCTACCCAGACATGAGAAGACCTACCCAGAGATTGAGACCTTCACACCATATCATCCCTTAG AGTATGAAAGGTTTGAGGTTCCTGAGGAACACAAGCTGAGTGACCGCTGCCTGGCTGGTGTCTCGCTGTTTGTTTCACTGGATAATGTAAAGAGATTTGATGCACTTATAAACCGAACCCTATCACCCATGGAAAGCTCTTCCATCACTTATG ATTCCTGTGAAACTTTCAGTGTCTTATTGGAAGAGATCACCATTGACTTCCCTCCCTTGTGTGACTTTTAA
- the LOC134933513 gene encoding securin-like isoform X2: MEVFQQPEKENGNTGFPSKGNQGLSARRSQLRPVKNINVPKTQRKVLGNVNQNYSTKPALTKARKQDGLVLPRHEKTYPEIETFTPYHPLEYERFEVPEEHKLSDRCLAGVSLFVSLDNVKRFDALINRTLSPMESSSITYDSCETFSVLLEEITIDFPPLCDF; this comes from the exons ATGGAAGTCTTCCAGCAACCTGAAAAAGAAAATGGGAATACCGGGTTCCCTTCTAAGGGTAATCAAGGCTTGT CTGCAAGACGGTCACAACTGCGACCTGTGAAAAATATTAATGTGCCAAAAACTCAGAGGAAAGTTCTGGGAAATGTGAATCAAAATTATTCCACTAAACCTGCTTTGACAAAG GCAAGGAAACAAGATGGCCTGGTGCTACCCAGACATGAGAAGACCTACCCAGAGATTGAGACCTTCACACCATATCATCCCTTAG AGTATGAAAGGTTTGAGGTTCCTGAGGAACACAAGCTGAGTGACCGCTGCCTGGCTGGTGTCTCGCTGTTTGTTTCACTGGATAATGTAAAGAGATTTGATGCACTTATAAACCGAACCCTATCACCCATGGAAAGCTCTTCCATCACTTATG ATTCCTGTGAAACTTTCAGTGTCTTATTGGAAGAGATCACCATTGACTTCCCTCCCTTGTGTGACTTTTAA